The DNA region AGAGACATATCTTCGCCATAACAACTCCTCATAAATCGCAGATAGAAATCAAGCCTTAAAAATCGGAACGATAAATAAAAATCGACTCCACCCGTCCGGCGTTATCCAGGTTCACCCGCAATTGCAGGGGCCAGGATCGGGAAGGCAGAGCATAGAGCAGGTACCCGCTGAAGCTTTGTACCCCATCCCCCAGGATCAGAGAAACCACCCCCCCGGGATCGCCCAGGGTAATACCGTAGGCGGTTCTTACCGAAACCTGCCATACCCGGTCTTTAAAAACATACATATCCCGGTCATTATACACAAAAACCACATCGTCCTGCCACTCCTCAGCTCCTCGGATCGTATATACCGATTCGGGAACCCCGTAGCGGGCATACACCAAGCTAAGGGTAAGCCCTATGGGCTGGGCAGGGTCCCCGGGGAGTTCCTGCTCCCCGGAAAAGGACTGAGGGAAAAGGCTTACCCCACCCAGAAACAGAAAAGCTACCAAACAGGTAAAGAAGCGAGCCCTGGGCTGAATGAAGCGTAATTTGCAACGAAGTTTCCCGCATAACAGTATTGCTATCACGATGGTTTCTTCCCCTTTTTCTTTTTCCTAAGATTCCATAAGACTTTCCGCAGGGCTTCTGCGATAGAAAAAAGGTTCCGTATGAGGGGTTTATAGGTATAGTCCCAGGTTCCCGGGCGGTGAATGATCCGCCCTCCAAAGCCGGTTTTAAAAAGGTAAAGCCCTGCCATGGGATGGCCCGGATCGGCGGACGGAGGTATACCGAAAAGATCATACACCCTACACCCCGCAGCCTTGGCATCCTCCATGGCCTTCCACTGGAGGGCATAAGCCGCCATGAGGTTACGGTCCTGGTTTGAGGTAGCGCCGTAGAGATAGGTCGCCTCAGTTTTCCTGAAAAGCACGATATTGGCAGCCAGCGCCCTCCCCTGGTATTCTGCAATATAGAGCCGCAGTTCCTGGCCGGAATCGGCGGGATACTCCCCGCAATGGGAAAACAGGGTTTCATAATAGGAAATGTCATGAATGCTGATGCCGTCCCGTTTTGCGGTCTCCTGGAAAAGGGCATAAAAGGTACCCAGTTCCTCCGCCCCTGTAAATCGTACGGTTACTCCCTTCTTTTTCGCCAACCCTATGTTGTAGCGCCACTTGGGTTTCATCTGCTTGAGGATATCCTCCTCAGACGGAACAAGGTCCACCAGGGCCGTGTCCGGGGGCTGCACCGATGCTGCGGCCCGGGAAAAAGGCGGGTAGATCTGCGGCGGGGGAGTTTCCGCGCCCTCGGTATACCAGGGGGGATCGAAACGGATAAAGGCGGTATTTTCAGGCAGCAGGGGTTGCAGGGCCCGGGCAAGTTCCAGGAGGATCCGGCTCTTTCCCTCATCATCGGGGAAAAATCCCGGGGGCAGTTCGGGCCCCCAAGGCACATAAGCGAAGGAAGCCCCAAAGGCCAGGCGCCGGCGTATCACCAGAAGAGGCATGGCAACCGGGCCCCGGGGGCCGGTCCCGGCATCTGCATACCAGCTGATCAGGAAGGATCGGGCAGTCCACCCGAACCGCGCCTTAAAGCTGCCCCAAAACCCTGATTGCAGGAAAGAGGCGGCCCCATTACAGGCGGCAAGATCCGCGAGAACTATCCCCCGGATCCCGTAGGGGGATTTTCCGGGGGCGCTCATCAGTGAACTTCTCCTGTGGAAATAATTTTTGTTTTAAGCGGAATGCCGCCGGCGTTCAGAGCTTTACCCCCAACAGTAACCTGGTGATCCTTCACCAGTATGGGGATGGTAAAAAATGTGTCGATGCTTATTTCCCCGGCATCCCGAAGCTCCTGCCCCTCAATGCCCACACGGGTTCCCGTAGGCAGTTCCCCGGCGTCCAGCACCTCTACCCGCTCGTTGCCCTCAGCATCCCTATCCGAAGCGGCCAGGAGCATACCCCGGCTTTCAACCCCCCGGAGCTTGGCGGCCTTGAGATTGTACGCAACGATAATGCGCTTGTGGAGCAGCTCCTCTTCTTTATAAAAGGGAACCAGCCCGGAAACAATGATCCGTTCTTCCAAAACGCCCTCAGTATTGGTGATATTCAGGGTTTCTATGTAGAGTTTGTCCGCTTTGGGGTGCCGCTCTATCTTTACAATTTCTGCAACCCGGAGATCCAGGGTAAGCGCAAAAGCTGCGGGAAGCTCCGCCTCAGGAATCGGGGCGCTCTCCGGCTTTGCAGGAGCAGCCGGCTTCGGTGCCCCGGCCTGGCCGGACCCTTGACTAGCGACAGCTTTGTTAGCGGCGGCGTCCCCGGCAGCAGTTTGAGCGACGGCTGTCTTGTCGGCAGCATCCCGGTCGGCCCGTTCCTTCTGGCTTCCGGAATAACGTTCCCGCAGTTCCGCTATTTGCTCATCCTCCAACTTGGTGAAAAGGACCTCGCTTTTTACCACCTCGTGGAGCCCCTTGTCCCGGCCTATATCGTCCCAGGTAATAACCTTGTCTATCGCAGCAATCTTGATCTCAGGGATATTGTGCCCCGCTATCCTGAGTCCCGGCAATTTTATTCCCTCCTTCTTCTTCCCAATGGAAAGGCCGAAGAAGGAGGCAATTTTTTCTGCCGCCTGGGGCATATAGGGCTCGATCATTACCGCAATATCCCGGACCACATGGCAGAGGTCCCGAATCAGGGCTTCCGCAGCCGGGGGGTCATCCTTTCGGGTCCGCCAGGGTTCGCCGTCCTGGAAGGTCTTATTGGCAAATGAAGAAAGTTCAAAGATCGCCCGAAACGCATCCCGCAGGTCAGAGCGCTCCAGCTTTTCCGCAATATCCGCCTCAAAGTCCCGCACGGTTTCCCAGAGGCCGGTATTTTCGGGAAGCAGGATACCCCCGGGGGCCAGAATCCCGGTACCGGGAATTTTCCCGTCATAGTAGCGGGTCACAAAGGACAGGGTCCTATTTACCAAGTTGCCCAGGTTACCGATCAGTTCCCCATTCACCTTTTCCTGAAAATCTTTCCAGGTAAAGAGGGCATCCGCCTTTTCCGGCCGGTTGTAGAAAATGTAGAAACGCCAAATATCCGCCGCAATGCCGGTCTCCATCACATCGGTTCCAAAGACCCCCACCCCTCTGGTCTTGGAAAACTTGCCGCTTTCGTAGTTCAGGTATTCCGTGCTGGACATGTGATGAAGCATGGTCCAGTTATCCCCGGACCCTAAAAGGCTGGAAGGGAAGATCACCGTGTGGAAGGGGATATTGTCCTTCCCGATAAACTGGAACAGTTCCACCTCATCGGGGTTTTTCCACCAGTCATCCAGGAAGGCATGCCAACTCTGGGTCTTAAGTCCCTTGGCAGTCTCCGCACCCAGGTTCCCGGTAATGGAAATATAGCCGATGCAGGCGTCAAACCACACGTAAAAAACTTTATTTTCATACCCTTCTTTGGGCACCGGGATCCCCCATTTAAGGTCCCGGGTAATGGCCCGTTCCCGCAGGCCGTCCCTGAGCCAGGCCTGGGTCATCTGTACGGCATTTTTTGACCAAAAGCCCTTTACTGAAGCTTCCTGTATCCAGGGATCAAACTTATCCCGGAGCTTGGGGAGATCCAGGTAGAGGTGTTTGGTGGATTTTAAGGCCGGGGTGGAACCACAGCTTGCACAGCGAGGCTCTTTAAGCTCCGTAGGGTCCAGGAGCTTACCGCAAGATTCGCATTGGTCCCCCCGGGCGTCGGCATAGCCGCAATGGGGGCAGGTCCCCCGGACATAGCGGTCCGCCAGGAACCGGTCACAATGGCTGCAATGAAGCTGCTCGATGGTATGTTCGGTGATAAACCCGTTGGCATCCAGTTTTTTGAAAATATCCTGGGTAACCTCGGTCTGAATTGGGGTGGAAGTGCGCCCGAATTTGTCAAACCCGATATTGAACCAGCGGTAAATCTCCGCATGGATGGTATAGTACCGGTCGCATAGTTCCTGGGGACCAATCCCCTCCTCGGCGGCCCGGGTTTCCGTGGCGGTGCCGTATTCGTCGGTGCCGCAGATGTAGAGGGTGTCGTAACCCCTGAGCCGGCAGAACCGGGCAAAGGCATCGGCGGAAAGAACCTGAATCAAGTTACCCAGATGGGGAACATTGTTTACATAAGGAAGTGCAGAGGTAATTAATCGTCGCTTCATAAGAGTCAACTATAGTAAAAGGAAGGGGATTTTACAATCCCATAATGCAAAGCCCGCCGCAGGAGGTCCATAGACCGTCCGCATATCATTCGATTATAGTCGATATTTATATCATTTTTCACATATATGTCGATTATATTCGACGATTTACTTGATAAAAGCCGATTAATTGAGTATTATTATACTATGAAAATTGAAAGGGAATCATACTTGTCCCAAATCAGGCCCTTTATAAATACCCCGTTCATCAAAGTTTTAACCGGTATCAGGCGCTGCGGGAAATCGACAATTTTAGAATTGCTAAAAGATGAGCTTATCGCCTCGGGTATAAATGAAAAAGCGGTGGTCCACATCAATCTTGAATTGTATAGTATAGAGGACATCCTGATCCCGGAAAAATTGGTGAAGGAAATAACCGAGCGCCTGGAAATCAGTCCTAAGATATACCTTCTGTTGGATGAGGTACAATTGCTTTCCGGTTGGGAACGGGTGATAAATTCATTTTTTGCTGCAAAGAACGCCGACATATTTATTACCGGCTCAAACTCCACCCTTCTTTCATCAGAGTTAGCAACCCTGTTATCAGGACGATATGTGCAATTTACCATACGACCACTTTCTTTTGCGGAGTACCTCACTTTTATCCGGGATATCAGAAATAGTTCCATTAGTGATCCTACGGCCCATATTTGGGATTATATTAAACTGGGAGGATTTCCTACAATTCACTATTTCAAAGAAATGAACAGTGCCCTGATTTACAAAGCAGTTTCCGATATCTATTCTACGGTTGTTCTAAAAGATGTGATGCAAAGGAATGGCCTGCGAAATACTGATATGTTGGAACGGGTGGTACGATTTGTTTTTGACAATGTGGGCAAGCTGTTTTCGGCCCGGAGCATATCAGGTTATTTTACCAGCCATGGACGAAAATTAAGCGTGGATACGATTTTAGATTATATTACGGCCCTTGAAAGGGCCTATATTATTGAAAAGGTCCACCGTTATGATATTAAGGGCAAAAAATTACTGAACCTTCAGGAAAAATATTTTGTGTCCGATGTCTCTTTCATCCATGCCCTGTTAGGGTACGATGATAACAGAATTGCCGGAATTATGGAGAACATTGTATACAATGAACTTAGGCGCAAGGGATGGGAGGTATTCACCGGACAGCTTAATGATAAGGAAATTGATTTTGTATGCACGAAACAAAATGAAAAAATGTATATTCAGGTTACCTACATTATTAATAACGATCTAAAGATTATTGAACGAGAATTTGGCAATCTTTTAAAAATAAAGGATCAATTTCCAAAATATGTAGTCAGCCTGGATAAAAACCGAACGAGTTCCGTTGAAGGGGTACAGCATATCTACCTGCCGGACTTTTTATTGATGGAGAATGCTGACTACAAATCATGAATTACAATGTCATTTTTAATTTACCGCAAAAACAAGGGGAAGGTGAAAGAAAAGAGAGGTAACGCAAAGGCGCCTGGCGCCACTGGCAAAAGAAAGGCCCGGCTTATTGCTAAACCGGGCCGAAGAAATTCAGTGTACCACCGCTGGTCTTTTGCAGTCCCTCAAAGCCGTAACAATATTTACGGATAATTAGTGGTAAATGTATCGATAGAAGGACGATAAACAATATACGAAATTTTGTCACCGTCTGTGCTTGTACATTTTAACCGGAGGTATAATCTATCTTCCTCAACATAACTTGCATAATTTTTAAGGGTGTACGTTTTTGCACTCCCTGCAAGAGTAGCACCATCTAAATACACACCATCTGACTGTATTGAAATCACAATGTTATCAGGCGCTTTATAAGTGTATAAGCCATTGGGAGTCTTTCCCGATGTTTTAAGCGTCCAGTTAAAAACCAGATCGTTGCCGCTTTTTTTTGTAGTGCTGATGGTGAAGAGCGCTTGATCAATTCTATATTCGATTTTTTCTTCCGCAGCGCTCACCGTAATACTAAAATCCTTTGTGTAGTCAGAAGAAGCAGTGGCTCCATTGGTGATAGTTGCCGTAACCGTTACCGTGCCCGCCTTTGTGGTGCTGAGGGTACTACCGGAAATAGAAGCCCCGGTAGTTCCTGCGGCACTTACACTCCATTTGATGGTTTTGTTCGTGGCGCCAACCGGTGCAACCGTACCAGTCAGGGTAAGATTGGTTCCCGCAGTAGCCTTAGTAGGGACGCCGGTGATACCGGTTACTGCAACAAATTCATCATCGTCGTCACCACCTTTATTGTCACCACCACTTTGATCATCACCATCACCGTCTTTCGCACCAACAGTAATAGTAAAATTCTTTGTGTAATTACCAGAAGCAGTACCATTGGTGATAGTTGCCGTAACCGTTACTGTACCCGCTTTTGTGGTGCTGAGCGTAGTTCCGGAAATAGAAGCCCCGGTGGTTCCTGCTGAATTTACACTCCACTTGATAGTTTTGTTCGTGGCACCGGTCGGAACAACCGTACCGCTCAGAGTAATATTGGTTCCCGCAGTAGCCTTAGTGGTGACTCCGGTAATATTCGTAACTGCGACAAATTCACCATCATCATCATCCTTGTCATCCTTGTCATCCTTGTCATCACTAGTTGTGCTTTTGGTAAAAGTCATAGGCGTACTACCGTTAGCCGGAGTAACCGTCAGATTTGTCCCTGAAATGATGGCGGTACCGTATATTTTGCCGCTTTCTGTTAATGTCGCGGTATTACCCAAAATGGTATAGGCTCCGGTACCAGAGAAGCCGCCGCTTACAGCCCAGGTACCGACAGAAGGAAAGGTTAATGTCAGTGCCTGATCGCCTGTTCCGCTGGTCCAAGTCCCCACAAAAAGATTGGTATAACTGCCACTGGGGGGGCTAGTGGGGTCACCTGAATTGCTATCACCACAGCCAACAAAAACTATTCCGAATACCAGTAAAATAGCCAGCATTCCCACAAAAAAACCATGTTTTTTCATAATCGCATCCCCTTTGCCATCTGGCACTGAACCGGGTTCCCCACCCTTTCTGGTGGAGAAAACACCAGTGCGTCCCCCATGAGACTACCCGGCGTTTTCCGGTAAAACAGGCAAAATTTTCTAAATTTCACCCTCGAATTTCAAAATATCATGCAAAATATTATCTGTCAAGTAATAATAAATATCCAATAGATAGTTATCAGAAAAAGATAAGTCTATATTATTACCTTACAGATAAGCAGGCTGAAAAAATGGCACGGCTTCGTGAAATTTTTGCAAATAACTTGAAAGAAAACCGTAAAAAATGTGGGTTTTCCCAAGAAAAACTGGCCGAAATGGCCGAAGTATCTACTCATTATATCGCCATGATAGAACTTGCCCGTAATTTTCCTACATCAGAAATTATTGAACGCCTTGCTGCCGTTCTGGACATCGAAATCTATGAACTATTTGTGGTTTCCCATTCTCCTAAAGAGGAACTGGAGAAACTTCGCCGGACACTTGTTACTGAAATACGGCAGATGGTTGAAGAGGCGGTGGAAACCGCTTTTGCAAAGCGGGATAAGAAGCCGAAAGGGTAATTCTTCACTACAGAAACGGCCCAAAGTAATCAGGCAGGGGTGCACTCAGATCCAGCGCAAACCCGCAGAGGCTTTCCGGTATAAGCAGCCGGCTGGAATGGAGCAGCAGCCGCTTAAGCCCCTGTTCTTTGCGGAGCTTTTTGTTCAGGGGAAAGTCGCCGTACTTATCGTCCCCCAGGATGGGGTTCCCGATGGACGCCAAGTGTCGGCGTATCTGGTGCATACGCCCAGTGCCCAGCTCCAGTTCCAGCAAGGAGAAGTCCAAAAGGTGACTGTCACCATTAATGCAGCGGTAAGTGGTTTTAGCTTTCCGGGATGCCCCCCGGATTTCCAGGTCCGTTTCTATGGTCCCCGACTCAGGCTTAGGGCAGCCTGAGCAAACCGCCAGGTACAGCTTTAAAACGGTACCTGGCACGGATCGTGCGAAGATGCCTGAAAAAAGGGCCGCCGCCTCTTTGCTTTTGGCAACAAGGATGAGCCCTGAGGTGTCCTTGTCCAGGCGGTGGACTAGGAGGGGCCGGGGGCTGAATTCCGCAGCCAGGAGGGAGTCCAGGGACACCCCTACCCCTTCCCCGCCCTGCACCGCCAGGCCCGCAGGTTTGTTCAGGACCATGCAGAGTTCATTTTCAAAAACAAGGTCAATATGCTTCAATTGAAATACACCCTTTTTATCAACGAAAAAAAACAAGAGGAGTTTTCCCAATATACCGATTATCATAGTACCATGATCAAGCAAAAAATGTTTATCCCACCCCTACGGAACTCTCTGATGGCAGCCTTGCTAGGGGCCCTGCTTTCCATACCCGTTTTCGCGGAGCCCCTGGTCTCACCCACCTGGGGATTTCGTCTGGATTTGCCCGAAGAGTACCAGTACCTGAGCGGCGATGGGAAGGACAAGTTTTCTTTCCGATCAACCGAAGGCGCAAACTTTGAAATGGTGGTGTACCCTCCGGGCTCGCAACAGGCCCAGTCCCTGGAAGCCCTGGCCCAGGATACCCAGAAGAGGCTTAATAATAAGGGGGAGATAAGCTTTTTTACCTATCAGGATAAAAAGGCCGCTCTGATAGAGCTTGATTTTTCAATCCCCGCCGCTCAGACCGGGGGCAGAAACACGGGAAAGAATACTCCCCTGAAAGGATGGGGGCTTTGTGTGGAAATGGACGCCCGAGCAAACGGGGTTCCCATACTCCTTGCCCTGGCATACGGGGATGCGGGGAATGCGGCCCTGGAAATACTCCATCTTTCCGCCCTGGATTCCATTGCCCCAACCAATGCCGACCGGCGGGTTCCCGGGCCGGTTACGGATTTTTCCTATCCCCGGGGAAACCTGGTACAGGTTAGCCTGGCGGGCCTGGGGGTGAAGGCCCAGGTCGGCGAGTTTGATGAAGAGGGCGCCCAGTATTTGGTGGACCGGGAATTCGAAGTGCTGCAACTTTCAGCCTCCACCCCCCGGTGGAAGCAGGCCTGGACCCGTTTCTACCGGGCTATATACCGGGACTCCTTCAGCCGTCTGGGTGAAGCCGCCTTTGCCCTGGAACGGTACTGGGATGTGCCGGCAGGAACGGGCCCATCCGAAGCTGAAGCCCTGGTTACCGCAGGGAAGGCCCTGGCTTGGGTACAATCCTTTAACTATGAGCGGAATCTTTTGGGCAGTGACTTTATAAACCTGATCAGCGCCGCCGTCCAGGGCCGGGGTGACTGCGACAGCCGCGCCATGCTCTGGGCTATCATCATGGAACAGGCGAACATCCCTGCGGCTATCATGGTTTCCGCAGACTACGGCCACGCCATGGGGCTCATCGATCTTGCAGGGCCCGGAGCCCGCTTTGATTGGGAAGGAAAGCGCTGGCTGGTTGCGGAAACCACAGCGAAGGTTTCCCTGGGACTCATCGGGCAAAATGTGAGCGATCCCGCCCACTGGCTGGGGGTTGTGTTTTAGACTCCGTTTTTTTCAAAACTAATTGACACTTGGTTTGATTTGTTTTATACAAAAAGAAATTCCGATTAAAGGTGCTTATGCCGGAACAACTGCTTTGTATAAAAAATTTTTCTCTTACGGTCAGCAAAAATAACCTGCGCCTGATAGATCGGGTGGATCTTTCTATTGATAGGGGAGAAATAGTAGGGGTTGTAGGCGAATCGGGCTGCGGTAAAAGCATCACCGCCCTTTCTATAATGAACCTGCACCCTGCAAAAATGTTCCAAACCGGGGGAGAAATACTCTTTGAGGGGCAAAACCTGCGGGACCTGGATGAAGATCGGATGATCAAGGTTCGGGGGGACCGGATTGCCATGATTTTCCAGGAACCCATGACCTCCCTGAACCCTGTTTATACTATAGGCTGGCAGATTGCCGAAATGTTGACCCTCCACCGGCAAATGAGCAAACGGGAAGCCATGCGCGAAGCCTTGGAACGGCTCAATTTGGTGGCGATTTCATCCCCCGAGGATGTGCTGCTCCGGTATCCCCATCAGTTATCGGGGGGCATGCGCCAGAGGGTGATGATCGCCATGGCCATGGCCAACAACCCAAAGCTCCTCATCGCCGATGAGCCCACCACTGCCCTGGATGTGACCATCCAGGCCCAAATCTTAGACCTGATGCTGGAACTCCGTGAAAAAACCCAGGCGGGAATTATGCTGATCACCCATAACCTGGGGATGGTGGCGGAAATGTGCGATCGGGTGACGGTCATGTATGCCGGCCAGGTGGTGGAGGAAGCGGAAGTAAAAGAGCTTTTCCAGAACCCCAAACATCCCTATACAATTGGCCTTATGGCTTCCCTTCCCCGGCTTGACGATGAACGAACCAGGCTTGACGCCATTCCCGGAAGCGTACCCGCTCCCCAGAGCTTTGATAAAACCGCCTGTCGTTTCGCCCCCCGTTGCGGTTATGCCCGGGAAGAATGTAAGACTGTCAAACCTGTCATGATACGAATCAGCGAAACCCACCATGCTTGCTGTCATCTGATAAAAGGCCAAGGGGCCGTGGCATGAGCCCCTTATTGACGGTAAAAAACCTTACCAAGCATTTTCCCGTTTCTCACCGTTTGTTTTTTGCCGGTAAAAAACGCCTGCGAGCCCTGGACGGCATCAGTTTTGAGGTAGCCGAGGGGGAAACCCTGGGGATAGTTGGCGAAAGCGGTTCCGGAAAATCCACCGCCGCCAGGACCATCCTGCGGCTCATTGAGCCTACCGGGGGGGAAGTAATTTTCGACGGCCAGGATATCATGAAGCTCCAGGGGGAAACCCTGCGCAAATTCCGCAAGAACGCCCAGATGATCTTCCAGGATCCCTACGCCTCCCTGAATCCCCGGCTCACCATTGGCGAAATTATTGAAGAACCCATGAAATACCATGGCTTCGACGATCATACGGACAGGAAAGAAAAGGTCATGAGCCTCCTTAGGGAGGTGGGGCTTCACCCGGATTATCATGCCCGGTTCCCTTTCCAGTTTTCCGGGGGGCAACGGCAGCGAATTGGCATCGCCCGGGCGCTGTCCCTGCAACCCCGGCTGATCATTGCTGATGAGCCCGTATCGGCGCTGGACGTTTCTGTGCAGGCTCAAATTCTCAACCTCTTCATGGATCTTCAGTACGTGCATAAGTTTACCTATATTTTCATCGCCCACGATCTCAGTGTGGTTAAACATATCAGTAACCGTATCGCAGTCATGTACCTGGGGGAAATTGTGGAAATTGCGGAAAAACATGAACTGTTTAAAAACCCTCTGCATCCATACACCCAGGCGCTTATCAGCGCTATTCCTGAGCCAAACCCTTTAAAAAAACGAAGCCGGATAATCCTTACCGGGGATATACCCAGCCCCATAGATGTACCTAAGGGCTGCCGGTTTTACAGCCGATGCCGATTCTGTACAGTCCTTTGCAGGGATGAACGTCCTAAACCCTTTGAAAAAAACGGGCATAAGACGCTTTGCCATTTGTATCACTAGGACCATAAAAAGGGGTGTAAACTTGGGTAAATATTTATTGGGCCGCCTTGTCCGGGGTGTTATAACGTTTTTTATCGCCGCCACGATTACTTTTTTGATCCTGCGCCTTATGCCCAGCGACCCGGCCACGATTATGATGGATCCCCGGATGAGCCAGTTGGACAGGGATCTGATGCTCCACAATTTTGGCCTGGACAGGCCGGTTCCGGTTCAGTACGCATATTATCTCAAGAATATGCTCCATGGTGACCTGGGCCTCTCTTTCTCCACCAGGGCGCCCGTAGGAAAGATGCTCATGGAACGTATACCCTGGACCCTGCTCCTTATGGTCTGCGTTATTATTAACTGTTTTATCTGGGGCATACCCATTGGGGTTGTTGCGGCAAAGCGGCGCAATACCTGGCTGGATCGATTCATAAATGTGTTCACCGTCATTGGAACTTCCATATTCGTACCATCCCTGGGAGTATCCCTGCTCTATCTTTTTGGCCTCAAGTTTCCAATCCTGCCAATAGGCGGTACCCATACGCCGGGGGTTACCGGGGTCGCCTATGTGATAGACGTTGTCCGGCACATGATCCTCCCGATTTTTACATTGACTTTTGTGAACCTGGCTAATTATGTGTGGTATATGCGGGCTTCAATGATAGAAATACTGAATGAGGATTATATGCGCACAGCCAGAAGCAAAGGAATGACGGAAAACCGCGCTGTGTGGCGCCACGGCGTCAGGAACGCTTTGATCCCCACAGTAACCATGACCGGGCTTCTCATGGGCGCAATGGTGGGCGGTTCCATTCTGACCGAGACCGTTTACTCCTACCCCGGGGTTGGCAGGCTGATTTATGAAGCCGTTCAACGGCTTGATTTTCCTGTACTCCAGGGGGCGTTCCTGATGCTCTCATTTGTAGTTATCCTCCTGGGAGTAGTGGTAGATATACTATACATTACGCTGGATCCCAGGATAAACCTGAGTTAAGGGAGAAAACGGTGCCCAATAGTGAATTCGAGCTTCAAAAACCACTGCCCTCTCAAAGGGCCACAGGAGACGCTCCGGATTTTTCGGAGGACAGCTATGAGAAACTTCCCAAGCCTAAGAGCATATTTTATACCTTTTTTCGCCACAAGCTGGGGGTCGCAGGTTTTATCGGGGTACTCGTCATCCTGCTGGTCGCCCTGCTGGCGCCTGCGATAACTCCCCTGCCCCAGGGCTACGGCGCCTATGAGGATGTGGTAAAATCGCCGGGGGGTAAATACGCCTTTGGAACCGATGCCATGGGCCTGGATGTTTTTAGCGAGGTTATCTGGGGCGCCAGAACTTCCATTCGGGTTGGGATAATGGTGGCGCTGTACTCGTCCCTTATTGGGG from Treponema primitia ZAS-2 includes:
- a CDS encoding helix-turn-helix domain-containing protein, whose product is MARLREIFANNLKENRKKCGFSQEKLAEMAEVSTHYIAMIELARNFPTSEIIERLAAVLDIEIYELFVVSHSPKEELEKLRRTLVTEIRQMVEEAVETAFAKRDKKPKG
- a CDS encoding ATP-binding protein, which translates into the protein MKIERESYLSQIRPFINTPFIKVLTGIRRCGKSTILELLKDELIASGINEKAVVHINLELYSIEDILIPEKLVKEITERLEISPKIYLLLDEVQLLSGWERVINSFFAAKNADIFITGSNSTLLSSELATLLSGRYVQFTIRPLSFAEYLTFIRDIRNSSISDPTAHIWDYIKLGGFPTIHYFKEMNSALIYKAVSDIYSTVVLKDVMQRNGLRNTDMLERVVRFVFDNVGKLFSARSISGYFTSHGRKLSVDTILDYITALERAYIIEKVHRYDIKGKKLLNLQEKYFVSDVSFIHALLGYDDNRIAGIMENIVYNELRRKGWEVFTGQLNDKEIDFVCTKQNEKMYIQVTYIINNDLKIIEREFGNLLKIKDQFPKYVVSLDKNRTSSVEGVQHIYLPDFLLMENADYKS
- a CDS encoding lipid II:glycine glycyltransferase FemX is translated as MSAPGKSPYGIRGIVLADLAACNGAASFLQSGFWGSFKARFGWTARSFLISWYADAGTGPRGPVAMPLLVIRRRLAFGASFAYVPWGPELPPGFFPDDEGKSRILLELARALQPLLPENTAFIRFDPPWYTEGAETPPPQIYPPFSRAAASVQPPDTALVDLVPSEEDILKQMKPKWRYNIGLAKKKGVTVRFTGAEELGTFYALFQETAKRDGISIHDISYYETLFSHCGEYPADSGQELRLYIAEYQGRALAANIVLFRKTEATYLYGATSNQDRNLMAAYALQWKAMEDAKAAGCRVYDLFGIPPSADPGHPMAGLYLFKTGFGGRIIHRPGTWDYTYKPLIRNLFSIAEALRKVLWNLRKKKKGKKPS
- the metG gene encoding methionine--tRNA ligase, whose amino-acid sequence is MKRRLITSALPYVNNVPHLGNLIQVLSADAFARFCRLRGYDTLYICGTDEYGTATETRAAEEGIGPQELCDRYYTIHAEIYRWFNIGFDKFGRTSTPIQTEVTQDIFKKLDANGFITEHTIEQLHCSHCDRFLADRYVRGTCPHCGYADARGDQCESCGKLLDPTELKEPRCASCGSTPALKSTKHLYLDLPKLRDKFDPWIQEASVKGFWSKNAVQMTQAWLRDGLRERAITRDLKWGIPVPKEGYENKVFYVWFDACIGYISITGNLGAETAKGLKTQSWHAFLDDWWKNPDEVELFQFIGKDNIPFHTVIFPSSLLGSGDNWTMLHHMSSTEYLNYESGKFSKTRGVGVFGTDVMETGIAADIWRFYIFYNRPEKADALFTWKDFQEKVNGELIGNLGNLVNRTLSFVTRYYDGKIPGTGILAPGGILLPENTGLWETVRDFEADIAEKLERSDLRDAFRAIFELSSFANKTFQDGEPWRTRKDDPPAAEALIRDLCHVVRDIAVMIEPYMPQAAEKIASFFGLSIGKKKEGIKLPGLRIAGHNIPEIKIAAIDKVITWDDIGRDKGLHEVVKSEVLFTKLEDEQIAELRERYSGSQKERADRDAADKTAVAQTAAGDAAANKAVASQGSGQAGAPKPAAPAKPESAPIPEAELPAAFALTLDLRVAEIVKIERHPKADKLYIETLNITNTEGVLEERIIVSGLVPFYKEEELLHKRIIVAYNLKAAKLRGVESRGMLLAASDRDAEGNERVEVLDAGELPTGTRVGIEGQELRDAGEISIDTFFTIPILVKDHQVTVGGKALNAGGIPLKTKIISTGEVH
- a CDS encoding RluA family pseudouridine synthase; this translates as MKHIDLVFENELCMVLNKPAGLAVQGGEGVGVSLDSLLAAEFSPRPLLVHRLDKDTSGLILVAKSKEAAALFSGIFARSVPGTVLKLYLAVCSGCPKPESGTIETDLEIRGASRKAKTTYRCINGDSHLLDFSLLELELGTGRMHQIRRHLASIGNPILGDDKYGDFPLNKKLRKEQGLKRLLLHSSRLLIPESLCGFALDLSAPLPDYFGPFL
- a CDS encoding Ig-like domain-containing protein → MKKHGFFVGMLAILLVFGIVFVGCGDSNSGDPTSPPSGSYTNLFVGTWTSGTGDQALTLTFPSVGTWAVSGGFSGTGAYTILGNTATLTESGKIYGTAIISGTNLTVTPANGSTPMTFTKSTTSDDKDDKDDKDDDDGEFVAVTNITGVTTKATAGTNITLSGTVVPTGATNKTIKWSVNSAGTTGASISGTTLSTTKAGTVTVTATITNGTASGNYTKNFTITVGAKDGDGDDQSGGDNKGGDDDDEFVAVTGITGVPTKATAGTNLTLTGTVAPVGATNKTIKWSVSAAGTTGASISGSTLSTTKAGTVTVTATITNGATASSDYTKDFSITVSAAEEKIEYRIDQALFTISTTKKSGNDLVFNWTLKTSGKTPNGLYTYKAPDNIVISIQSDGVYLDGATLAGSAKTYTLKNYASYVEEDRLYLRLKCTSTDGDKISYIVYRPSIDTFTTNYP